The genomic stretch GTCGCCGTAGCCGCATACGAGCGCCCGCTTTCCGGCGATCATCAGGTCGGTGGCGCGCATGATGCCGTCCACCAGGGAGTGCCGGCAGCCGTAGATGTTGTCGAACTTGCTCTTGGTGACCGAGTCGTTGACGTTGATGGCCGGAAAGCGAAGCGTCCCGTTCTTCATGCGCTCGTAGAGGCGGTGCACGCCGGTGGTGGTCTCCTCGGAGACACCCCGGATGGCGGCGGCCAGGGGCCGCCAGAAGTTGCCGCCCTGGTCCCGGCGCACCCCGTGCAGGAGTTGGAGCACCACCGCGAACTCTTCGCTCTCGGCCGTGGAGGGGTCGGGGATGGCGCCGGCCTCCTCGCACTCCGCCCCCAGGTGCACCAGCAGGGTCGCGTCGCCGCCGTCGTCCAGCAGCAGCGTGGGGCCGCCGCCGTCGGGCCACACGAGGGCCTGCAGGGTGCACCACCAGTACTCCGTGAGGGTCTCGCCCTTCCAGGCGAACACCGGCACCCCCCGGGGGGCGTCCGGGCTGCCCGTGGGGCCGACCACGGCGGCCGCCGCCGCGTGGTCCTGGGTGGAGAAGATGTTGCAGCTCACCCAGCGCACGTCCGCGCCGAGCGCCACGAGGGTCTCGATGAGCACCGCGGTCTGGATGGTCATGTGGAGCGAGCCCATGATCCGCGCCCCCGCCAGGGGCTTCTGCCCGGCGTACTCACCCCGCAGCGCCATCAGCCCCGGCATCTCGTGCTGGGCGAGCTCGATTTCCTTGCGCCCGAAGCGCACCGTGGCCTCGGAGAGGTCGGCCACCTTGTAGTCGGCGGCCGCAAACGTGGGGGCGGACATGGCTGGCGTCATCGCGTCTTCTCCCATTTACAGCCCGG from Thermodesulfobacteriota bacterium encodes the following:
- the ahcY gene encoding adenosylhomocysteinase encodes the protein MTPAMSAPTFAAADYKVADLSEATVRFGRKEIELAQHEMPGLMALRGEYAGQKPLAGARIMGSLHMTIQTAVLIETLVALGADVRWVSCNIFSTQDHAAAAAVVGPTGSPDAPRGVPVFAWKGETLTEYWWCTLQALVWPDGGGPTLLLDDGGDATLLVHLGAECEEAGAIPDPSTAESEEFAVVLQLLHGVRRDQGGNFWRPLAAAIRGVSEETTTGVHRLYERMKNGTLRFPAINVNDSVTKSKFDNIYGCRHSLVDGIMRATDLMIAGKRALVCGYGDVGKGSAESLRGQQARVAVSEIDPICALQACMHGLDVVAVEDALPDFDIYVTATGNKNIIRAEHMARMKHNAVVCNIGHFDNEIDMAGLEAMRRRGEVEKIEVKPQVHEWRFRQTTHGPGGGGHSILILAEGRLVNLGCATGHPSFVMSASFSNQVLAQLELHRNAEQYEKAVTVLPKHLDERVARLHLDKFGARLTRLTPDQAAYIGVEVDGPYKSDSYRY